One stretch of Juglans microcarpa x Juglans regia isolate MS1-56 chromosome 3D, Jm3101_v1.0, whole genome shotgun sequence DNA includes these proteins:
- the LOC121255577 gene encoding putative glutamine amidotransferase GAT1_2.1, whose protein sequence is MILPRVLIVSRRTVRKNKFVDFVGEYHLDLIVSYGAVPVIVPRVSGVHMLLESFEPIHGVLLCEGEDIDPSLYDAELSGFSPEELEEVRELHASDTAIDKEKDSIELRLAKLCLERNIPYLGICRGSQVLNVACGGTLYQDVEKELSKQFPELQRVTHLNYEDYDGHRHPVKVVLNTPLHHWFQDSMEDEKMELMVNSYHHQGVKRLAQRFVPMAFAADGLVEGFYDPDAYSPGEGKFIMGLQFHPERMRHPDSINFDYRGCPSAYQEFVKAVIAYEKKLDCSASVPKGPKLNQEQETKRNMILKSFSTAESLCISGSGVVWAHKSELEVGAEFLEEITALSLKQENRLKQMGATVRNASLCAQRLMERMSIAQLSELMSIYRLMRQICSEALEKKVQDLMIEEDC, encoded by the exons ATGATTCTGCCCAGGGTTCTTATCGTCTCTCGACGAACTGTCCGCAAGAACAAGTTTGTTGATTTTGTGG GAGAATATCATCTAGATCTCATCGTTAGCTATGGAGCAGTGCCTGTGATCGTCCCAAGAGTTAGTGGAGTCCACATGCTGCTGGAAAGCTTTGAGCCCATCCATGGAGTTCTTCTCTGCGAAGGAGAAGATATCGATCCATCCCTTTACGATGCAGAACTGTCAGGTTTTTCCCCGGAAGAACTTGAAGAAGTTAGGGAACTGCATGCAAGTGATACCGCCATTGACAAAGAGAAAGACTCCATTGAACTAAGGCTCGCAAAGCTTTGCCTCGAAAGAAACATACCGTACTTGGGAATATGCAGGGGATCACAAGTACTCAACGTTGCATGTGGGGGTACTCTTTATCAAGATGTAGAGAAAGAACTCTCAAAGCAATTCCCTGAGCTTCAAAGAGTGACTCATTTAAATTATGAAGATTATGATGGGCATCGCCACCCAGTGAAGGTGGTGCTGAATACCCCTTTGCATCACTGGTTTCAGGATTCTATGGAAGATGAAAAAATGGAACTCATGGTGAATAGTTATCATCATCAAGGTGTTAAGCGATTAGCTCAGAGATTCGTTCCCATGGCTTTCGCTGCAGATGGTTTGGTCGAAGGGTTTTACGATCCTGATGCTTATAGTCCCGGAGAAGGAAAGTTCATAATGGGACTTCAATTTCATCCAGAGAGAATGCGTCACCCGGATTCTATTAACTTTGATTATCGTGGATGTCCTTCTGCATATCAG GAATTTGTGAAGGCAGTAATTGCTTACGAGAAGAAACTTGATTGCTCAGCATCCGTGCCAAAGGGTCCAAAGCTTAATCAAGAACAGGAAACCAAGAGAAACATGATTCTAAAAAGTTTTTCGACTGCAGAAAGCTTGTGCATCTCAGGGAGTGGAGTGGTTTGGGCCCACAAATCCGAACTGGAAGTTGGAGCCGAGTTTTTGGAG GAAATTACAGCATTGAGCTTGAAGCAAGAAAATAGGCTGAAGCAGATGGGCGCAACAGTGAGGAACGCATCGTTGTGCGCGCAGAGATTAATGGAGAGGATGTCAATAGCACAGTTATCTGAGTTAATGTCCATCTACCGCCTCATGCGCCAAATATGTTCAGAGGCTTTAGAGAAAAAGGTTCAAGACCTGATGATAGAAGAAGATTGTTAA
- the LOC121255578 gene encoding uncharacterized protein LOC121255578 — MLGTGLKFERARGEDRFYNPAKARRALQRREQLRRARVTSRPNRAGSDEPPKPVAVPAFELVVVPQLSNLERFLQAITPSVPAQYLSKRTMRGFRTCDVEFRPYFVLGDLWESFREWSAYGAGVPLILNDSDCVVQYYVPYLSGIQIYGKPTKSSTKSRRPGEHSDCESRDSSSDGCSDCEPERGLKYVREQRSHHHLSSEIALRMDRLFLRDQHTELQEDFSSDEGESVNSQGSLLFEYFERDLPSSREPLADKVSDLACRFPELKTLRSCDLSSSWISVAWYPIYRIPTGPTLKDLDACFLTYHSLHTPVEGAPGGQAPMVTYPSEVDGASKMTLPVFGLASYKFKGSLWTPNGGFERQLANSLLQAADNWLRQLQVNHPDFLFFCRR; from the exons ATGTTGGGAACCGGGTTGAAGTTCGAGCGAGCCCGCGGAGAGGACCGGTTTTACAATCCGGCGAAAGCGCGTAGGGCACTCCAGCGCAGGGAGCAACTTCGGAGAGCCAGAGTGACGTCACGGCCA AACCGGGCCGGGTCCGACGAGCCTCCCAAGCCAGTCGCCGTGCCAGCATTCGAGCTCGTGGTGGTTCCGCAGCTGAGTAACCTCGAGCGGTTCTTGCAAGCGATCACGCCCTCCGTGCCGGCTCAGTATCTCTCTAAG AGGACAATGAGGGGCTTTAGGACTTGTGATGTAGAGTTTCGGCCTTATTTTGTGCTCGGTGATCTATGGGAGTCTTTTAGGGAGTGGAGTGCTTACGGTGCCGGAGTGCCTTTAATATTGAATGACAGCGACTGTGTTGTTCAGTACTATGTTCCGTATTTGTCCGGCATACAGATATATGGCAAGCCCACGAAGTCATCTACAAAGTCCAG GCGACCAGGTGAGCATAGTGATTGTGAGTCCAGAGATTCAAGTAGTGATGGTTGCAGTGATTGTGAGCCTGAAAGAGGATTAAAGTATGTACGGGAGCAACGGAGTCATCACCATCTATCTAGTGAGATTGCTCTTAGGATGGATAGATTGTTTTTAAGGGACCAACATACTGAACTTCAGGAAGACTTTTCTAGTGATGAGGGGGAATCTGTGAATTCTCAAGGTTCCCTGCTTTTTGAGTATTTTGAACGGGACTTGCCTTCTAGCCGTGAACCCTTAGCTGACAAG GTATCAGATCTTGCCTGCCGTTTTCCTGAGCTGAAAACACTAAGAAGTTGTGATCTGTCTTCCAGCTGGATTTCTGTGGCATG GTATCCGATTTACAGAATACCCACAGGGCCAACATTAAAAGATCTGGATGCTTGCTTTCTGACGTATCATTCTCTTCATACACCTGTGGAAG GTGCACCAGGTGGACAGGCTCCAATGGTGACATATCCCAGTGAGGTGGATGGTGCCTCTAAGATGACCTTACCAGTTTTTGGTTTGGCCTCATACAAGTTCAAAGGATCCTTGTGGACGCCTAATGGGGGATTTGAGCGCCAATTGGCAAACTCCCTTTTGCAGGCAGCTGACAACTGGTTAAGACAGCTTCAGGTCAATCATCCAGATTTCCTGTTTTTCTGCCGCCGGTAG